A DNA window from Delphinus delphis chromosome 6, mDelDel1.2, whole genome shotgun sequence contains the following coding sequences:
- the LOC132427385 gene encoding interferon alpha-13-like gives MAQIYLLAAGVLLCSIPAYSLGWNLPRSHSQENKDVFQHLEQLQRIPSQWCLKDRTDFKFPWKRENITPIQVTQGTCHHHLMLQQIFNLFTTEDSRAAWNNTLLDKLLSSLHLRLHRLEQMKKDNLDCRDLGRAAREYFHGIHVYLKAKEYSPCAWEVVRVEIKRCLSLM, from the coding sequence ATGGCCCAGATCTATTTGCTAGCGGCAGGAGTGCTGCTCTGCTCTATCCCTGCTTACTCTCTTGGCTGGAACTTGCCTAGAAGCCATAGCCAGGAAAACAAGGACGTCTTCCAACATTTGGAACAGTTGCAAAGAATCCCCTCTCAGTGGTGCCTAAAGGACAGAACCGACTTCAAATTTCCTTGGAAAAGAGAGAATATCACCCCAATCCAGGTGACTCAAGGCACCTGTCACCACCATCTGATGCTCCAGCAGATCTTCAACCTCTTCACCACAGAGGACAGCCGTGCTGCCTGGAACAACACCCTCCTCGATAAACTTCTCTCTAGCCTTCATCTGAGGCTGCACCGACTGGAGCAGATGAAAAAAGACAATCTGGATTGTCGAGATTTGGGACGTGCTGCCCGGGAGTATTTCCATGGAATCCATGTCTATCTGAAGGCAAAGGAATACAGCCCCTGTGCCTGGGAGGTTGTCAGAGTGGAAATTAAAAGGTGCCTTTCCCTTATGTAA
- the LOC132427377 gene encoding interferon omega-1-like has translation MALLRKNVITELTAKVPPDARLSQASSSLICPMAFVLSLLTALVVFSYGPGESLGCDLSHNHVRISRKNFMLLGQMRRISPRFCLKDRKDFGFPQDMVDGSQLPKAQATSVLHEMLQQVFRLFHTERSSAAWDTSLLDKLRTGLHQQLEDLDACLVQAMGDEETALGVTGPTLAVKRYFQGIHLYLKEKKYSDCAWEIVRVEIMRSLSSSTNLQERIRIMHGDLGSP, from the coding sequence ATGGCCTTGCTTAGAAAGAATGTCATCACAGAACTTACCGCCAAGGTTCCCCCGGACGCCCGTCTCAGCCAGGCCAGCAGCAGCCTCATTTGCCCCATGGCCTTCGTGCTCTCTCTACTGACCGCCCTGGTGGTGTTCAGCTATGGCCCTGGTGAATCTCTGGGCTGCGACCTGTCTCACAACCACGTGCGGATTAGCAGGAAGAACTTCATGCTTCTGGGCCAGATGCGGAGAATCTCCCCTCGCTTCTGTCTGAAGGACAGAAAAGACTTCGGTTTCCCCCAGGACATGGTGGATGGCAGCCAGCTCCCGAAGGCCCAGGCCACCTCTGTCCTCCACGAGATGCTCCAGCAGGTCTTCCGCCTCTTCCACACAGAGCGCTCCTCTGCCGCCTGGGACACCTCCCTCCTGGACAAACTCCGCACTGGACTCCATCAGCAGCTGGAGGACCTGGACGCCTGCTTGGTGCAGGCGATGGGAGATGAAGAAACTGCCCTGGGAGTGACGGGCCCTACACTGGCCGTGAAGAGGTACTTCCAGGGAATCCACCtctacctgaaagagaagaaatacagtGACTGTGCCTGGGAAATTGTCAGAGTGGAAATCATGAGATCCTTGTCTTCATCAACCAACTTGCAAGAAAGGATAAGAATTATGCATGGAGACCTGGGGTCACCTTGA